The Mycobacterium avium subsp. avium genomic sequence CCAGCGCCGAGCCGTGCGCGTCGTCGTTCGCGGTCTCGCTGTCCATCACCGGGTCGCGCGTGGTGATGATCCCGGCCAGCACATGGTCGAGCCCGTCGGCGGTGCTCAGCGTGAAGCGCGGCGACTTGCCGTCGGCAACCCAGAACAGATAGACCCCGGCGAAGCAGTCGGCCTGCTGTTCGCGCACGATGGTCGCATCGCGTTTGGTCACCAGTGCGGCCATCTGCTGCAGCGCGTGCCCGAACTCGTGCGCCAGCACACCGGTCACCGACATGTCGCCGAAATACTTCTGCGCCACGGGCATGAAAACGCCGCGGTCCCAGGCGATCAGGTTGCACCGCGAGGTGTAGAACGCGTTGACCAGTTGGTAGGTGTCGTTGTGGCACACGATCGGACTGCTCGGATCGGTCGAGTTGTAGGACACGATCTTGCTGATCGGAACGAATTTGCCCTTCAGCGATTGGCCGTACACCGAGCGCCAGTAGTCCTCGATGTCGTTGATCGACAGCAACGACAGCGAGTCGATCGACCCGTTGTCGGTGTTGAGCACCTTGCCGGTGGGGGCGGGGGCGTTGGAGCGGATGCCGCTGGGCCCGTTGGTCGCGGGCAGACCACCAACCAGGAACGGGTCGTTGAGCATCGACAGCGCGCGTCCCTCGACGAACGTCGAGCAACCCGCCACCAGCAGCACCGCCGCGGCCGACACGAATGCCGACCTGAGCGCGTGGCTGTGCATGGCTCAGTGTAGAGCGACCGGCCGTCGCCGGGGGCAAGAAAGGCGCTGGCTCCCTTCAAGGGATCTCGCGATTTCTCACCCTTCGGCGTGC encodes the following:
- a CDS encoding peptidase; the encoded protein is MHSHALRSAFVSAAAVLLVAGCSTFVEGRALSMLNDPFLVGGLPATNGPSGIRSNAPAPTGKVLNTDNGSIDSLSLLSINDIEDYWRSVYGQSLKGKFVPISKIVSYNSTDPSSPIVCHNDTYQLVNAFYTSRCNLIAWDRGVFMPVAQKYFGDMSVTGVLAHEFGHALQQMAALVTKRDATIVREQQADCFAGVYLFWVADGKSPRFTLSTADGLDHVLAGIITTRDPVMDSETANDDAHGSALDRISAFQMGFLNGASACASINRREIEQRRGDLPNALRVDTSGTPETGEVPINQDTLSTLMELLGKIFAPANPPALSYQPAACADAKPSPPASYCPATNTIAVDLPKLAALGRVADENEHTLPQGDDTALSVVMSRYALAVQHERGLAMQSPWTALRTACLTGVVHRRMAEPIELPSHNQLLLTAGDLDEAVAGLLTNHLVASDADGTSVPAGFTRIAAFRGGVTGNADACYSRYPG